GGTTTAGGAAATGTATTTGTTTTTGTAATACTGTAAAATTGATTAGGTAGCGATAAGTAAGAATAATCAAAATTAAATTTTTTATTTTTTTGCATGTGCAATTAGGTCATTAATATTAATTATTAGTAATGCTTTTTCGTCAGTAGATTCTAATTCAACTTGTGGAGCACACCCAGCCTCTAAAGCTTCTTTCCATCTTAAAGCACATAAACACCATTTATCTCCAGGTTTTAGCCCTGGAAATAAGTAATCTGAGTTGGGAGTTGTGAGGTCATTACCATTGAGTTTTGAAAATTCAAGGAATTCTTTAGTTACTATAACACACACCGTGTGACTACCGTAATCGGACTTATCTGTTCTACAATAACCATCTCTAAAATAACCAGTTAGTGGTTTTGAACAACATAGCTTTAATGGTTCTCCAAAAATATTCTTATCCATTTTAATAAAAGTAAATAAATTTGTAATGATTAAAAATAAACAATAATTCCATGTTTTTATTTTTAATATTTTAAGTATTTGAATTTAAAATAAGAATACTCATTATTATCATCGTAATATTTTCAATTAATGTAGCTTCTGTCATAGGAAGATTTAATACAGTGCCCAAACACGCGCATTTAGCGTTAGAATTTTTTCTTAGAGTTTGAATAACTCCTGTTGTAGTTGATAGTAAAATCATAATTGTAATATATAAACTTAAATTGATTTGAAAT
This region of Flavobacteriales bacterium TMED191 genomic DNA includes:
- a CDS encoding DUF2237 domain-containing protein; the encoded protein is MDKNIFGEPLKLCCSKPLTGYFRDGYCRTDKSDYGSHTVCVIVTKEFLEFSKLNGNDLTTPNSDYLFPGLKPGDKWCLCALRWKEALEAGCAPQVELESTDEKALLIININDLIAHAKK